CGAACGGTTGCAGGATGCGGGTTATCTTATTGGCCGCTATGGTAAAGGAGTTTGGCCAAGCAAACATACATTTCGAGGGCGCGATTCCTTTGGTGAACGATATCGCTCATTCGATGAATTCCTAATGCAAAGAAAAAGCGATGAGCCCTTTTGTTTCTGGTACGGCGGACAAGATCCGCATCGTCCCTATGAACTCGGTATCGGAGTGAAAAGTGGAATTGATTTGGAGGCTGTTGAACCGCCCGCCTGTTTGCCTGACAATGAAACGGTGCGCTCGGATTTGGCAGATTATTATTGGGAAGTACAACGATTTGACCGGGAAGTGGGAGAGGTCCTTGCACAACTCGAAGCAATGGGAGAGTTGGAGAATACCATCGTGGTGGTAAGTGGTGACAATGGCATGCCGTTTCCTCGTGCTAAAGCTACCTTGTATGACCTGGGTACTCGTGTTCCTTTAGCGGTTCGATGGGGATCCGAGGTTAAGGGAGGTCGGACCATTTCTGACTTTGTCAGCCTATGTGATTTTGCTCCGACGTTTTTGGAAGCCGCAGGACTAGCTCCTGGCAAGGCGATGACGGGAAAATCCATAATACCCATCCTCAATTCTAATCAATCCGGCCAAGTAAATCCTGATCGGAATTTCGTTCTCACCGGAATGGAGCAGCACGTCTATCGAAACCCTTCCCGCGCATTCCGAACGGAAGATTTCCTCTACATCCGGAATTTCGAACCTGAGAAATGGCTGACGGGTGAAGTCGAGGGAGAGAATCCAAATCACGATTTTGCGGTTACTCCTTGGCCCACCGGACCAGGAGCCTTTTCTTACAACATCGATCCATCTCCTACGAAACAATACCTACGGCATAATCGCGAAAACCAGGAAGTGAAAGAGTTGGTGAACTTGTCGTTTCGTGTTCCGCCTTCTGAGGAACTCTACGATCTTAAAGTGGATCCTGATCAACTTCAGAATATTGCAGCTGTCAAAGCCTACGAAAGGATACTTGAACAGCAGCGTTGCAGGCTCAACGTGGAATTGCTCAAGGCCGCTGATCCCCGAATGGAGGTCGATGGTTACGTTACTCAGCTTATTGAAGGTTGGGTCGTCCGGGTGAGTGAAGATCTTCGCAAACAGAAACCTGAGGAAACCGAGAAAACGTTGAGGCTCTTGAAAGCCCAGTGCCAAAAAGTGATAGAGGTGATTCCTGCGACTGCCGTTGTGTATTTGCAGTCCATTCAACTCTGGGTGTCGTTACCCAAGGAGGGTCGGCGGCCACGCGCGGAATTTCACCCCAGCGAAGACTGGTTGATTGAGAACGGCATGCAACCGGATAAAGTAAAGGGCGTCGAATTTACCAACACGGCGATCTTCGAAAAAGAAATCGTGCGCATGCCGATGTTGCTTCTTCATGAGTTGGCGCATGCCTATCATAACCTGGTGTTGGGATTCGATCATCCCGAACTACTGAGGCTCTATGAACAGGCCAAGGAAAATGGTTCTTATCAAAGGGTCGAACGCCGCAATCACGAAACGCAGATGGCTTACGCCATTACCAATCATAAGGAATACTTCGCCGAATGCACCGAGGCGTTTTTCGGAGAGAATGATTTTTATCCATTCAATAATATTGACCTTAAATTACACGACCCCGACATGTATGACCTGTTGACGGACATTTGGATTCGCACATACAATTAGGCCGTTCAATACTATTGAGAAAAATGAGTTTTATGCGCCCAATTTTTATTTTATTTATTATGATCAGCTCAACCGGCCTTGCCGCAGATTCTCGACCCACTATAAAAATGGAAGGTGAGAAGGTGGAGCTGGTTGTCGATTTAGGCGGGGGATCCATTTCCGAATTTAGATTAGGCCCTGATGGTCTAAATCCTTTGCAGTGGGATTCGTGGTCATTTAGCCCAAATGCGGATGAATCGCCTCCTATGCTGCCTCGCTCGATGGGACATTTCCTGTGCCTCGACCGTTGGGGATCCGCATCGGAAGCGGAGAAGGCTCATGGCATGACGAATCATGGTGAAGCCACTCAAGTATGGTGGGCCGTATCGCACGAGATGGAATCGGCTAGCGGAAAGTTGAATGTTCGCCTCAAGGCTGACTTGCCG
The sequence above is a segment of the Verrucomicrobiota bacterium genome. Coding sequences within it:
- a CDS encoding sulfatase-like hydrolase/transferase, which produces MHPVRAIVLSIGLTLFSRPFFLGLREEYDVYTERLQDAGYLIGRYGKGVWPSKHTFRGRDSFGERYRSFDEFLMQRKSDEPFCFWYGGQDPHRPYELGIGVKSGIDLEAVEPPACLPDNETVRSDLADYYWEVQRFDREVGEVLAQLEAMGELENTIVVVSGDNGMPFPRAKATLYDLGTRVPLAVRWGSEVKGGRTISDFVSLCDFAPTFLEAAGLAPGKAMTGKSIIPILNSNQSGQVNPDRNFVLTGMEQHVYRNPSRAFRTEDFLYIRNFEPEKWLTGEVEGENPNHDFAVTPWPTGPGAFSYNIDPSPTKQYLRHNRENQEVKELVNLSFRVPPSEELYDLKVDPDQLQNIAAVKAYERILEQQRCRLNVELLKAADPRMEVDGYVTQLIEGWVVRVSEDLRKQKPEETEKTLRLLKAQCQKVIEVIPATAVVYLQSIQLWVSLPKEGRRPRAEFHPSEDWLIENGMQPDKVKGVEFTNTAIFEKEIVRMPMLLLHELAHAYHNLVLGFDHPELLRLYEQAKENGSYQRVERRNHETQMAYAITNHKEYFAECTEAFFGENDFYPFNNIDLKLHDPDMYDLLTDIWIRTYN